The Diadema setosum chromosome 1, eeDiaSeto1, whole genome shotgun sequence genome has a window encoding:
- the LOC140228579 gene encoding thyrostimulin alpha-2 subunit-like yields MRPEVLVLYASFLAYVMSPSAVARKTMSWQRPGCHLVGFTKKVEIPGCYVEMVPMNACKGYCNSYSYPSDLVTLLSSGGQHEFTTYGRCCSIKDTHKVDVILECENYTRRIVTFKSAAECQCSLCNIEND; encoded by the exons ATGAGGCCAGAGGTGTTGGTGCTCTACGCGTCCTTCCTGGCGTATGTGATGTCCCCATCAGCCGTGGCAAGGAAGACCATGTCCTGGCAGCGGCCCGGTTGCCATCTCGTAG GCTTTACAAAAAAGGTTGAGATTCCCGGATGTTACGTGGAGATGGTGCCCATGAACGCTTGCAAAGGTTATTGCAACTCATATTCCTATCCAAGCGACCTGGTGACCCTACTCTCTAGTGGGGGTCAACACGAGTTCACGACATACGGGAGATGCTGTTCAATCAAAGATACACACAAG GTGGACGTCATTTTAGAATGTGAGAACTACACGCGGAGGATCGTGACGTTCAAGTCGGCTGCAGAGTGTCAATGCAGTCTATGTAACATTGAGAATGACTGA